The Verrucomicrobiota bacterium DNA segment TTGTTTGGTGGAAAAGCCGATGACCGAGGCAACGGAACAGGCCGCCGAGTTGGTGCGCTTGGCCCGGCAAAATGCCTGCGTGCTTCAGGTGGGGCATGTGGAGCGGTTCAACCCGGTGTTCCGGTATTTGCAGCAGGTGGCTACTGAACCGCGCTTCATTGAGACCCATCGGCTCTCGCCGTTTCCGGCCCGCAGCACGGATATTGGGGTTGTGCTCGACCTCATGATTCACGACCTCGACGTGGTGCTTGCGTTTGTAAAGTCGCCCGTGGTCAGTGTGGATGCCGTGGGCATTCCCGTGCTTAGCAAATCCGAGGACATTGCGAATGTGCGCTTGCGCTTTGCCAACGGCTGTATTGCCAATCTCACCGCTAGCCGTATCAGTCCGGAACGGATGCGGAAGATTCGCGTGTTCAGCGGCGGACAGACGACGAGCTATGTGTCCTTGGATTATCGCGCCCAGGAAGGCTACATCTATCGCATTGCCCGGGATGACGAACCGGAAAGTTCCATCTTCAAGAAGCTGCTTGCCTCCAAGGATACGACGGTCGTCAGCGCATTTGCCGGCAAGCGCATTGTGCGCGAACCGGTGCCGATTGAAAAAGGCGAACCGCTGCTGCTGGAGTTGCAGAGTTTCATCCAATGTGTCGCGGCGCATCAGACGCCGGAGGTCAGCGGCGAATCCGCCAAACTCGCGCTGGATTTGGCGTTGGAAATCACCCGGCAAATCCGCGAGGCGGGTGTGAAGCCGTCCGTTTAAGCAACCCGTGCGGCACAAATCTTTCATGGTGATTGCGGGTGAGGCCAGTGGCGATTTACTGGCGTCCGAACTCACACGCGCTCTGCGCGCCCGAGCGCCCGGCGGGATGCAGCCAGTATTCTTCGGTGCGGGTGGACCCCACATGGCCAAAGTAGGTGTGGACTTGGCGTTTGATCTCACCGCCCATGCCGTGGTGGGCATCTGGGAAGTCGTCCGCCAATATTGGAAGTTTCGCCGCTTCTTCCATCAACTTTTGGCCATGGCAGAGGAACGCCGGCCCGACGTGATTATTGGCGTGGATTACTCTGGTTTCAACCGGCGCTTTGCCCAAGCCGCCAAGCGCCGCGCCCAAGCCATGGTGGGTTCCGATTGGAATCCGCATCTGGTCCAGTTCGTGTCGCCGCAAGTCTGGGCGTCCCGTTCCGGGCGTGCGCAGGCCATGGCCCGGGATTACGCAATGGTGTTGAGCATCTTCCCGTTCGAGAAGGATTGGTATGCCAGCCATGCGCCGGGGTTGCGGGTGGAATTTGTGGGGCACCCGATCTTTGACCGTTATCCGCCGAAGGTGGTGACCGGCCAGTCTGCCGCCGCTGAGCCGTATGTGGTGTTCCTTCCCGGCAGTCGGGTGGCCGAATTAAAACGACATCTGCCGCCGTTATTGGGCGCGTGGGCCATTTTACGCACAACGTTGCCGGGATTACGCGCCCGAATGGTATTGCCGAACAACGAGTTGATGGCGTTGACTCGGAGCTTCAATCCGCCACCGGAAATCGTGCTGCAAGTGGGCGGTTTGGCGGACGCCTTGCGCGGCGCGACCATCGCTCTGGCTAGCACGGGAACCGTCACTGTGGAATGCGCCTATTTCGGCGTGCCCACGGTGGCGCTGTACAAGACCTCCTGGCTGACGTTTGAAATCGCGCGTCGCTTGGTGAAGGTGCAACATCTGGCCATGCCCAATCTGCTGGCCAATGAACGCCTGTTTCCCGAATTCATTCAGACGGAAGCCACAGCAGAGAACCTGGCACGCGCGGCGCTGGCGCTGTTGCAAGATGACTTGCAGCGCGCGCAGATCAAGCGACGCCTGGGCAAAGTGATGGCCACCCTGGGGCAGCCCGGCGCGGCTGACCGCGCCGCCCAGCGCGTATGGGAATTGCTGGACAGCCCCACGCCCCATGCCGGAGAAATTATTGCGGGATGAACACCCCATCTTGGGGGCGCTCACGCTGTGAGATGCAAGCGCGCGTTGAGTGTGTCATTGCGCGCCTAAAAAGCTGGACAAAGCCGGCGCTGATTATTTAGAGTGGCCCCTCGAACACGAAAAACTAATATAAATATGATCCATACAACACGTCGTCAGTTTGTCAAAGGATCGGTGCTTACCGCCGCTGCCTTGGGCATGAAACCTTATTTAAGCGCCTTTGGCGCCGGTCAAACCATGAAAATTTCCGTGCAGCTTTATTCGGTGCGCACGGATTGCGCCAAGAATTTTGACGCCGTGCTGGCGCAACTGGCGAAAATGGGGTTTGAAGGGGTGGAGTTCGCCGGGTATCACTCTTATGGCGGCAAGGCCGCTGAATTGCGTAAAAAGCTGGATGAACTGAATTTGAAGGCGGCGGGCACACACATCGGCACCGGCAGTTTCCGTGGCGATGCCTTGCAGAAGACCATCGAGTTTCACCAGACCATCGGCTGCAAATATCTCATCGTGCCTGGTGACAAGGATTTTACCGATCCGGAGAAAAGCAAAGCGCTGGCGGAAACCTTCAACAAAACCGCCGAAGTGCTCAAGCCATTGGGCCTGTACTGCGGTTATCATAATCACACCGGCGAGTTCAAGAAGAACGGGGACAAGACCTATTATGATCTGTTCGCGGAACGCACCAGCAAGGACGTCGTGTT contains these protein-coding regions:
- a CDS encoding Gfo/Idh/MocA family oxidoreductase, which produces MNKVKVAVLGTGSLGKEHARIYATLAAAGQVEFTGLYDAHAETARTIAQKHGVPVFKSVAEAIQASDALSIVTPTVTHFDLAQQVLKARRHCLVEKPMTEATEQAAELVRLARQNACVLQVGHVERFNPVFRYLQQVATEPRFIETHRLSPFPARSTDIGVVLDLMIHDLDVVLAFVKSPVVSVDAVGIPVLSKSEDIANVRLRFANGCIANLTASRISPERMRKIRVFSGGQTTSYVSLDYRAQEGYIYRIARDDEPESSIFKKLLASKDTTVVSAFAGKRIVREPVPIEKGEPLLLELQSFIQCVAAHQTPEVSGESAKLALDLALEITRQIREAGVKPSV
- the lpxB gene encoding lipid-A-disaccharide synthase encodes the protein MRHKSFMVIAGEASGDLLASELTRALRARAPGGMQPVFFGAGGPHMAKVGVDLAFDLTAHAVVGIWEVVRQYWKFRRFFHQLLAMAEERRPDVIIGVDYSGFNRRFAQAAKRRAQAMVGSDWNPHLVQFVSPQVWASRSGRAQAMARDYAMVLSIFPFEKDWYASHAPGLRVEFVGHPIFDRYPPKVVTGQSAAAEPYVVFLPGSRVAELKRHLPPLLGAWAILRTTLPGLRARMVLPNNELMALTRSFNPPPEIVLQVGGLADALRGATIALASTGTVTVECAYFGVPTVALYKTSWLTFEIARRLVKVQHLAMPNLLANERLFPEFIQTEATAENLARAALALLQDDLQRAQIKRRLGKVMATLGQPGAADRAAQRVWELLDSPTPHAGEIIAG
- a CDS encoding sugar phosphate isomerase/epimerase, with the protein product MIHTTRRQFVKGSVLTAAALGMKPYLSAFGAGQTMKISVQLYSVRTDCAKNFDAVLAQLAKMGFEGVEFAGYHSYGGKAAELRKKLDELNLKAAGTHIGTGSFRGDALQKTIEFHQTIGCKYLIVPGDKDFTDPEKSKALAETFNKTAEVLKPLGLYCGYHNHTGEFKKNGDKTYYDLFAERTSKDVVLQQDCGWTAAAGLNPVDLMKRYQGRMKITHFKPTVVGDDKTKKAILGQDSVDWSAVIAACREFGGTEWITVEQERYPDGKSPMECTEMSLAGLKKLL